Proteins co-encoded in one Flavivirga eckloniae genomic window:
- a CDS encoding NAD kinase, translating to MKVAIFGRFYNKTTTVSVETLFNYLFKKDIDAYIETEFFNIILKESPKIKDFASCKTFDTLDTSFDFLVSVGGDGTILRAITFVKDIDIPIIGINTGRLGFLATIQVDAIEHAIQNIIDGHYKISERSLLSIETTPENDDITSLNFALNEIAVSRKNTTSMITVETHLDGEYLTSYWSDGLIVSTPTGSTGYSLSCGGPVITPSTNSFVITPIAPHNLSARPLIIPDSTEIQLKVDGREESHLVSLDSRIATLDNGTIIKIKKADFKIKMIDLLDESFLDTLRKKLLWGEDKRN from the coding sequence ATGAAAGTTGCGATTTTTGGACGATTCTACAATAAAACTACAACAGTATCGGTAGAAACACTATTTAATTACTTATTTAAAAAAGATATTGACGCCTACATTGAAACAGAGTTTTTTAATATTATTCTTAAAGAATCTCCTAAAATTAAGGACTTTGCTTCATGTAAAACGTTCGATACCTTAGACACATCTTTCGACTTTCTTGTAAGTGTTGGTGGCGACGGTACCATTTTAAGAGCCATTACCTTCGTGAAGGATATCGATATCCCTATTATCGGTATTAATACCGGACGTTTAGGTTTTTTAGCAACAATACAAGTAGATGCTATTGAGCATGCTATTCAAAATATAATTGATGGGCATTATAAAATATCCGAACGTAGTTTACTTTCAATAGAAACCACACCAGAAAACGACGATATAACATCGTTGAATTTTGCTTTGAACGAAATAGCAGTAAGCCGGAAAAATACAACATCTATGATTACTGTTGAAACACATTTAGATGGCGAATACCTCACCTCTTATTGGAGCGACGGCTTAATAGTTTCAACACCAACCGGCTCAACGGGTTATTCGTTAAGTTGTGGCGGTCCTGTAATTACACCGAGTACAAATAGTTTTGTTATAACTCCTATTGCTCCTCATAATTTAAGTGCTCGCCCACTTATAATTCCAGATTCAACAGAAATACAACTTAAGGTTGATGGACGAGAAGAAAGCCACTTAGTGTCTTTAGACTCCAGAATTGCAACATTAGATAACGGTACCATAATCAAAATTAAAAAAGCGGACTTCAAAATTAAAATGATAGATCTTTTAGATGAAAGCTTTCTGGATACGCTTAGAAAAAAGCTGCTTTGGGGGGAAGACAAGCGCAATTAG